A portion of the Streptococcus urinalis 2285-97 genome contains these proteins:
- a CDS encoding ABC transporter ATP-binding protein, with the protein MKSKHAKGTQSRLVSELMQNKTLFFIAFIGTIIQVFLTVYLPVLIGQVIDAVVNVNSDETLYGILIMMLVVIALNTIIQWINPMIYNRLTLDYCMNLRQRAMSNIHHIAISYLDKKSIGDLVSRVTTDTDQLNNGLLLVFNQFFVGILTIIFTIISMARIDILMLLLVLVLTPLSLFFARFIAQKSYHLFQEQTKSRGQQSQYVEEMVRQAELVQSFNAQNQVNSAFNKINETYANVSQSAIFYSSTINPSTRFINSVIYALIAGVGALRIFSNAFSIGQLVTFLNYVNQYTKPFNDISSVLSELQSALACAERLYTIIDEPEDFDRKEKIILKKTIKGEITFENVYFGYEKNKPLLKNINFSIPAGSRVAIVGPTGAGKSTLINLLMQFYAIDSGDIKLDGYSIYDFNKEEYRHYFGMVLQETWLKSTTIAQNIAYAFPKASQAAIEEAAKLANADFFIKQLPKQYQTQVEDNRRDLSQGQKQLLAISRVFLKKPKILILDEATLSIDTRTEKLVQGAFDTLMEKRTSFIIAHRLSTIQEADLILVMNKGSIIEQGTHDSLMSSKGFYYNMQMSQYQ; encoded by the coding sequence ATGAAAAGTAAACATGCTAAAGGAACTCAAAGTCGTTTAGTTTCTGAACTCATGCAAAATAAAACACTGTTCTTCATTGCATTCATTGGAACCATTATCCAAGTTTTCTTAACTGTTTATTTGCCAGTTTTAATTGGGCAAGTTATTGATGCTGTTGTCAATGTTAATAGTGATGAAACACTTTATGGTATTTTGATAATGATGTTGGTTGTTATTGCATTAAATACCATTATCCAATGGATTAATCCAATGATATATAATCGTTTAACTTTAGATTATTGTATGAATTTGCGTCAAAGAGCAATGTCCAATATTCACCATATCGCCATTAGTTATTTGGATAAAAAAAGTATTGGTGATTTAGTTAGTCGCGTGACTACAGATACAGATCAGCTGAATAATGGCTTGTTACTTGTTTTTAATCAATTTTTTGTTGGTATATTAACGATTATTTTTACTATTATTAGTATGGCACGAATTGACATTTTGATGCTCTTATTAGTTTTGGTATTAACCCCATTATCCTTATTTTTTGCTAGATTTATAGCTCAAAAAAGCTATCATCTTTTTCAAGAACAAACAAAATCTCGAGGTCAACAAAGCCAATATGTTGAAGAAATGGTCCGACAAGCAGAATTAGTACAATCGTTTAATGCACAAAATCAGGTAAATAGCGCATTTAATAAAATTAATGAAACCTATGCTAATGTTTCGCAGTCAGCCATTTTTTATTCTTCAACAATCAATCCTTCAACACGATTCATCAATAGTGTCATTTACGCTCTGATTGCAGGTGTCGGTGCTTTGCGCATTTTTTCAAATGCTTTTAGTATTGGTCAATTAGTGACCTTCTTAAACTATGTCAATCAGTACACAAAGCCTTTCAATGATATTTCATCCGTTTTGTCTGAATTACAAAGCGCCCTTGCTTGTGCGGAAAGACTCTATACAATCATTGATGAGCCAGAAGATTTTGATAGAAAAGAAAAGATCATACTCAAAAAGACCATAAAAGGAGAAATCACATTTGAAAATGTTTATTTTGGATATGAAAAAAATAAACCTTTGTTAAAGAATATTAACTTTTCCATACCTGCTGGTTCAAGAGTAGCTATTGTCGGTCCTACTGGTGCAGGCAAATCAACACTTATCAACTTATTAATGCAATTTTATGCTATTGATTCTGGCGATATCAAGCTTGATGGATATTCTATTTATGACTTTAATAAAGAAGAATACCGTCATTATTTTGGGATGGTACTACAAGAAACTTGGCTAAAATCAACAACGATTGCACAAAATATCGCTTACGCTTTTCCTAAAGCTAGTCAAGCAGCTATTGAAGAAGCAGCAAAACTCGCAAATGCCGATTTTTTCATTAAGCAATTACCTAAACAATATCAGACACAAGTAGAAGATAACAGAAGAGATTTGTCACAAGGTCAAAAGCAACTCTTAGCCATCTCTAGAGTATTCTTGAAAAAGCCAAAAATACTTATCTTAGATGAAGCAACATTATCAATTGATACTAGAACTGAGAAATTAGTACAAGGTGCTTTTGATACATTAATGGAAAAAAGAACAAGTTTTATTATCGCTCACCGTCTTTCGACAATTCAAGAAGCTGATTTAATTTTAGTTATGAATAAAGGTAGTATCATTGAACAGGGTACTCATGATAGTCTGATGTCAAGTAAAGGGTTTTACTATAATATGCAAATGAGTCAATACCAATAA
- the nox gene encoding H2O-forming NADH oxidase, translating to MSKIVVVGANHAGTSSVNTILDNYGSENEVVVFDQNSNISFLGCGMALWIGKQISGSDGLFYANKELLESKGATVYMKSPVQSIDYDAKTITALVDGKEHVESYDKLILATGSQPILPPIEGAEIKEGSLEFEATLENLQFVKLFQNAQQVIDKLQSKSDELNKVAVVGAGYIGVELAEAFKRLGKEVVLVDVVDTCLAGYYDRDLSDMMRKNLSDNGIELAFGETVKAIEGNGKVERIVTDKTSRDVDMVVLAVGFRPNTSLGNGKLETFRNGAFLVNKKQETSIKDVYAIGDCATVYDNAINDTNYIALASNALRSGMVAGHNAAGHEIDSLGVQGSNGISIFGLNMVSTGLTEEKAKRFGFNPAVTEITDQQKAGFMEHGNYDVTLKIVYDKDSRLVLGAQMASYGDISMGIHMFSLAIQEKVTIDRLALLDLFFLPHFNQPLSYIAKASLAAK from the coding sequence ATGAGTAAAATCGTTGTTGTTGGTGCAAACCACGCTGGTACATCAAGTGTTAATACAATTCTTGATAATTATGGAAGTGAAAATGAAGTTGTTGTTTTTGACCAAAATTCAAATATTTCATTTTTAGGTTGTGGTATGGCACTTTGGATCGGAAAGCAAATTTCTGGTTCGGATGGTCTATTCTATGCAAATAAAGAACTTTTAGAGTCTAAAGGTGCAACAGTTTACATGAAGTCTCCAGTTCAATCAATCGATTATGATGCTAAAACAATTACTGCTTTAGTTGATGGAAAAGAACATGTTGAATCATATGATAAACTCATTTTAGCAACAGGTTCACAACCTATCTTGCCTCCTATTGAAGGTGCAGAAATTAAAGAAGGTAGCTTAGAATTTGAAGCAACGTTGGAAAACTTACAATTTGTAAAATTATTCCAAAATGCACAACAAGTTATTGATAAATTGCAATCAAAATCTGATGAACTCAATAAAGTTGCAGTTGTTGGAGCTGGTTATATTGGCGTTGAATTAGCTGAAGCTTTCAAACGTCTAGGAAAAGAAGTTGTCTTAGTAGATGTTGTTGATACATGTTTAGCAGGTTATTATGACCGTGACCTTTCAGATATGATGCGTAAGAATCTATCTGATAATGGAATCGAACTTGCATTTGGTGAGACTGTTAAAGCCATTGAAGGCAATGGCAAAGTAGAACGAATTGTAACAGATAAGACGAGTCGTGATGTTGATATGGTTGTTTTAGCTGTTGGTTTCCGTCCAAATACGTCATTAGGAAATGGTAAACTTGAAACTTTCCGTAATGGTGCCTTTCTTGTAAATAAAAAACAAGAAACAAGCATTAAAGATGTTTACGCAATCGGAGATTGTGCAACAGTTTATGATAATGCTATCAACGATACAAACTACATTGCTTTAGCTTCAAATGCACTTCGTTCTGGTATGGTTGCTGGACATAACGCAGCAGGTCATGAAATTGATTCTTTAGGTGTTCAAGGATCAAACGGTATTTCAATTTTTGGCTTGAATATGGTTTCAACCGGTCTTACTGAAGAAAAAGCAAAACGTTTTGGTTTTAATCCAGCAGTAACTGAAATTACGGATCAACAAAAAGCAGGTTTCATGGAACATGGTAATTATGATGTAACACTTAAAATCGTCTATGACAAAGATAGCCGACTTGTTTTAGGAGCACAAATGGCTTCTTATGGTGATATCTCAATGGGTATTCACATGTTCTCACTCGCAATTCAAGAAAAAGTAACCATTGATCGTTTAGCACTTCTTGATTTGTTCTTCTTACCTCATTTTAATCAACCATTATCATATATTGCTAAAGCTTCACTAGCAGCAAAATAG
- a CDS encoding L-lactate dehydrogenase: protein MTATKQHKKVILIGDGAVGSSYAFALVNQGIAQELGIIEIPQLFEKAVGDALDLSHALAFTSPKKVYAAKYEDCADADLVVITAGAPQKPGETRLDLVGKNLAINKSIVTQVVESGFKGIFLVAANPVDVLTYSTWKFSGFPQERVIGSGTSLDSARFRQALAEKLDVDARSVHAYIMGEHGDSEFAVWSHANVAGVNLEDYLKDVQNFNGEELVELFEGVRDAAYTIINKKGATYYGIAVALARITKAILDDENAVLPLSVFQEGQYKGVNDCFIGQPAVVGAHGIVRPVNIPLNDAELQKMQASATQLKDIIDQAFQNEEFAAAAKN, encoded by the coding sequence ATGACTGCAACTAAACAACATAAAAAAGTTATCCTAATCGGTGATGGTGCCGTAGGTTCATCATATGCTTTTGCACTTGTAAACCAAGGTATTGCTCAAGAATTAGGTATTATTGAAATTCCACAACTTTTCGAAAAAGCTGTTGGAGATGCACTTGATCTTAGCCATGCACTTGCTTTTACGTCACCAAAAAAAGTTTATGCTGCAAAATATGAAGATTGTGCTGATGCTGACTTAGTAGTTATCACAGCCGGTGCTCCTCAAAAACCAGGTGAAACACGTTTAGATCTAGTGGGTAAAAATCTTGCTATTAACAAATCAATCGTGACTCAAGTTGTAGAATCAGGTTTTAAAGGAATTTTCCTAGTTGCTGCTAACCCTGTTGATGTTTTAACTTACTCAACTTGGAAATTCTCTGGTTTCCCACAAGAACGCGTTATCGGTTCAGGTACTTCTCTTGACTCTGCTCGTTTCCGTCAAGCACTTGCTGAAAAACTAGATGTTGATGCTCGTTCAGTTCATGCTTACATTATGGGTGAACACGGTGACTCAGAATTTGCGGTTTGGTCTCATGCTAACGTTGCTGGTGTTAACCTTGAAGATTATCTTAAAGATGTTCAAAACTTTAACGGTGAAGAACTTGTTGAATTGTTTGAAGGTGTCCGTGATGCTGCTTACACAATTATTAACAAAAAAGGAGCAACTTATTACGGTATCGCTGTAGCTCTCGCTCGTATTACTAAAGCTATCTTAGATGATGAAAATGCAGTTCTTCCACTTTCAGTATTCCAAGAAGGTCAATATAAAGGTGTTAATGACTGTTTCATCGGTCAACCAGCCGTAGTTGGTGCACATGGTATTGTCCGTCCTGTTAATATCCCATTGAATGATGCTGAACTTCAAAAAATGCAAGCTTCTGCAACTCAATTAAAAGATATTATTGATCAAGCATTCCAAAATGAAGAATTTGCTGCAGCTGCTAAAAATTAA
- the gyrA gene encoding DNA gyrase subunit A — protein MQDRNLIDVNLTSEMKTSFIDYAMSVIVARALPDVRDGLKPVHRRILYGMNELGVTPDKPHKKSARITGDVMGKYHPHGDSSIYEAMVRMAQWWSYRHMLVDGHGNFGSMDGDGAAAQRYTEARMSKIALEMLRDINKNTVDFQDNYDGSEREPLVLPSRFPNLLVNGATGIAVGMATNIPPHNLGESIDAVKLVMDNPEVTTKELMEVIPGPDFPTGALVMGKSGIHRAYETGKGSIVLRSRTEIETTKNGKERIIVTEFPYGVNKTKVHEHIVRLAQEKRVEGITAVRDESSREGVRFVIEVRRDASANVILNNLFKLTSLQTNFSFNMLAIEKGVPKILSLRQIIDNYIEHQKEVIVRRTQFDKDKAEARAHILEGLLIALDHLDEVISIIRNSQTDVIAQNELMSRFDLTDRQSQAILDMRLRRLTGLEREKIQSEYDNLIALIADLADILAKPERVILIIKEEMDEIKRKYADARRTELMVGEVISLEDEDLIEEEDVLITLSNKGYIKRLAQDEFRAQKRGGRGVQGTGVNDDDFVKELLSTNTHDHVYFMTNKGRVYRLKGYEIPEYGRSAKGLPIVNLLKLDEHETIQTIISEKADPDKENYFFFVTKHGVVKRTKESEFRNIRQNGLKALGLKEGDELINVFLTNGTDDIIIGTKLGYSVRFNESDVRSMSRSATGVRGVKLRDEDQVVSAARITDSQEVLVITENGYGKRTAATEYPTKGRGGKGIKTANITSKNGPLAGLLTVNGDEDIMIITNTGVIIRTNVANISQTGRATLGVKVMRLDQESKIMTFTLVDSEAKEIEESVEED, from the coding sequence ATGCAAGATAGAAATTTAATTGACGTTAATCTAACGAGTGAAATGAAAACAAGTTTCATTGATTACGCCATGAGTGTTATCGTCGCAAGAGCATTGCCAGATGTTCGTGATGGCTTAAAACCGGTTCATCGTCGTATTCTTTATGGGATGAATGAATTAGGTGTGACACCTGATAAACCTCATAAAAAATCAGCACGTATTACTGGTGATGTCATGGGTAAATACCATCCTCACGGGGATTCATCTATTTATGAAGCAATGGTAAGAATGGCTCAGTGGTGGTCATATCGTCACATGTTAGTAGATGGGCACGGTAACTTTGGTTCTATGGATGGTGACGGTGCCGCTGCACAGCGTTATACTGAAGCAAGGATGAGTAAAATTGCACTTGAAATGCTACGTGATATTAATAAAAATACCGTAGATTTTCAAGATAACTATGATGGTTCAGAACGTGAACCACTTGTTTTACCATCACGTTTTCCTAATTTATTAGTTAACGGTGCTACTGGTATTGCTGTAGGTATGGCTACTAACATACCACCACATAATTTAGGTGAGTCAATTGATGCCGTCAAACTTGTCATGGATAATCCTGAAGTCACAACTAAAGAATTGATGGAAGTTATTCCTGGGCCTGATTTTCCAACTGGTGCCCTCGTCATGGGAAAATCTGGTATACATAGAGCTTATGAGACTGGAAAAGGATCAATTGTCTTAAGATCACGCACTGAGATTGAAACAACCAAAAATGGAAAAGAACGTATTATTGTTACTGAGTTTCCTTATGGAGTCAATAAAACAAAAGTCCATGAGCATATTGTAAGATTAGCTCAAGAAAAACGGGTAGAAGGAATCACTGCAGTCCGTGATGAGTCAAGTCGTGAAGGTGTGCGATTTGTCATTGAAGTGAGACGTGATGCATCTGCCAATGTTATTTTAAATAATCTTTTCAAATTAACAAGTCTACAAACTAATTTTAGTTTTAATATGCTTGCCATTGAAAAAGGTGTTCCGAAAATCTTGTCTTTACGACAAATTATTGATAATTATATTGAACACCAAAAAGAAGTCATTGTTAGACGGACACAATTTGATAAAGACAAGGCAGAAGCGAGAGCTCATATTTTAGAAGGCTTGTTAATTGCACTTGATCATTTAGATGAAGTGATTAGTATTATTCGAAATAGTCAAACAGATGTTATCGCTCAAAATGAATTGATGAGTCGCTTTGATTTAACTGATCGCCAAAGTCAAGCTATTTTGGATATGCGTCTTCGTCGCTTAACTGGTTTGGAAAGAGAAAAAATCCAGTCTGAATATGATAATCTGATTGCTTTGATTGCTGATTTAGCTGATATTTTAGCAAAACCTGAAAGAGTTATTTTAATTATCAAAGAAGAAATGGATGAGATTAAGCGGAAATATGCGGATGCCAGACGTACAGAACTTATGGTAGGGGAAGTTATCTCTCTTGAAGATGAAGACTTAATCGAAGAAGAAGATGTTCTTATCACACTTTCTAATAAAGGCTATATTAAACGTTTAGCTCAAGATGAATTCAGAGCTCAAAAACGAGGTGGGCGCGGTGTTCAAGGAACAGGTGTCAATGATGATGACTTTGTTAAAGAGTTATTATCTACTAATACACATGACCATGTCTACTTTATGACTAATAAAGGTCGTGTCTATCGTCTTAAAGGTTATGAAATTCCTGAGTATGGTCGTTCAGCTAAAGGATTACCGATTGTTAATCTCTTAAAATTAGACGAGCATGAAACTATTCAGACAATTATCTCTGAAAAAGCAGATCCTGATAAAGAAAATTATTTCTTCTTTGTGACAAAACATGGTGTTGTTAAACGCACAAAAGAATCTGAATTTAGAAATATTAGACAAAATGGTCTAAAAGCTTTAGGTCTTAAAGAAGGCGATGAATTAATCAATGTTTTCCTAACGAATGGTACTGATGATATTATTATAGGAACAAAACTTGGTTATAGTGTTCGTTTTAATGAGTCTGATGTCAGATCAATGAGTCGATCTGCGACTGGTGTTCGTGGAGTCAAATTGCGTGATGAAGATCAAGTTGTCAGTGCTGCTAGAATTACTGACAGCCAGGAAGTATTAGTCATTACAGAAAATGGCTATGGAAAACGAACAGCAGCGACTGAATACCCAACTAAAGGTCGTGGTGGTAAAGGTATTAAGACTGCCAATATTACAAGTAAAAATGGTCCTTTAGCTGGATTGTTAACAGTGAATGGTGATGAAGACATCATGATTATCACCAATACAGGTGTCATTATCCGGACAAACGTAGCTAATATTTCACAAACTGGAAGAGCTACTCTCGGTGTGAAAGTGATGCGCCTTGATCAAGAATCTAAAATCATGACATTTACACTTGTTGATTCTGAAGCAAAAGAAATTGAAGAATCAGTAGAGGAGGACTAG
- a CDS encoding class A sortase yields MKKRQVTKSKVWNFLRWLLVVILLTIGLALIFNKSIRNTIIAHNTNKYQVSKVSKKTLDKNKKTKTTYNFSSVKSVSTDSVLEAQMNSQQLPVIGGIAIPEVNINLPIFKGLGNTELTYGAGTMKENQIMGGENNYALASHHIFGITGASDMLFSPLEKAKVGMKIYLTDKDKVYTYDISKVNAVTPEHVEVIDDTPGVSEVTLVTCTDAEATERIIVHGTLTKTESYTKASKEIKKAFDTSYNQVEL; encoded by the coding sequence TTGAAAAAAAGACAAGTGACAAAATCTAAAGTTTGGAACTTTTTAAGATGGTTACTAGTAGTTATTCTATTAACAATTGGTTTAGCTCTTATTTTTAATAAGTCAATTAGAAATACTATTATTGCACATAATACCAATAAGTACCAAGTCTCAAAGGTATCAAAGAAAACACTCGATAAAAATAAGAAAACAAAAACAACTTATAATTTTTCAAGTGTAAAATCTGTTAGTACAGATTCTGTTCTTGAGGCACAGATGAACTCACAACAGCTACCTGTTATTGGTGGTATAGCAATACCAGAGGTTAACATTAATCTACCAATTTTTAAAGGTTTAGGAAATACAGAACTAACTTATGGCGCTGGAACAATGAAAGAAAATCAAATTATGGGTGGTGAAAACAATTATGCACTAGCTAGCCATCACATTTTTGGTATCACTGGTGCATCAGATATGCTTTTTTCACCATTGGAAAAAGCAAAGGTTGGTATGAAAATCTATCTTACAGATAAAGATAAAGTTTATACTTATGACATCTCAAAAGTTAATGCTGTAACACCTGAGCATGTTGAAGTTATTGATGATACTCCAGGAGTCAGCGAAGTGACTCTAGTTACTTGTACAGATGCTGAAGCTACAGAACGAATTATCGTTCATGGAACCTTAACAAAAACTGAGTCATATACAAAGGCTTCAAAAGAAATCAAAAAAGCGTTTGATACCTCATACAATCAAGTAGAATTATAA
- the gloA2 gene encoding SMU1112c/YaeR family gloxylase I-like metalloprotein encodes MNLDTIHHIAIIVSNYEKSKIFYVEKLGFEIIRENYRPERADYKLDLKCGSIELEIFGSSLSDKNYQAPPKRIGLPEWPREACGLRHLALKVTNIEEKVEELKALDINVEPIRHDTFTGEKMTFFFDPDGLPLELHE; translated from the coding sequence ATGAATCTAGATACTATCCACCATATTGCTATCATCGTATCTAATTATGAAAAATCAAAGATATTTTATGTTGAAAAATTGGGCTTTGAAATTATCAGAGAAAATTATAGACCTGAAAGAGCCGATTATAAATTAGATTTAAAATGTGGCTCAATAGAACTTGAAATTTTTGGAAGTTCACTTTCAGACAAGAATTATCAAGCACCTCCAAAACGTATTGGTTTACCAGAATGGCCACGAGAAGCTTGTGGTTTAAGACATTTAGCTTTGAAAGTGACAAATATCGAAGAAAAAGTTGAAGAATTAAAAGCGTTAGATATCAATGTAGAACCTATTAGACATGATACTTTTACTGGTGAAAAAATGACATTCTTTTTTGATCCAGACGGACTGCCTTTAGAATTACACGAGTAA
- a CDS encoding pneumococcal-type histidine triad protein — protein sequence MFKKIKNILSLCLILFLTIGFIGFISQKLRQRNRTIAITINNWYASSKTDKRLTGSHERQNQKEEVVVNIQKGGYVTKKNEAYYYYEGNIPENSLISNQLCLPSTYHFKKSDIKKEYEEYFVVKVEGKLYIVLKNPHNKNNIREIE from the coding sequence ATGTTTAAAAAGATAAAAAATATATTATCATTGTGCCTTATTCTTTTTCTTACAATTGGGTTTATTGGGTTTATTTCTCAAAAATTAAGACAAAGAAATAGAACAATAGCAATAACTATCAATAATTGGTATGCTTCTTCAAAAACTGACAAAAGATTGACAGGAAGTCATGAAAGGCAAAATCAAAAGGAAGAAGTTGTGGTTAATATTCAAAAAGGTGGCTATGTTACCAAGAAAAATGAAGCCTATTATTATTATGAAGGAAACATTCCTGAAAATAGTTTAATAAGTAATCAGTTATGCCTTCCTAGTACTTATCATTTTAAAAAAAGTGATATCAAAAAAGAGTATGAAGAATACTTTGTTGTTAAAGTTGAAGGAAAATTGTATATTGTTCTAAAGAATCCTCATAATAAAAACAATATTCGAGAAATTGAGTAA
- a CDS encoding DUF1002 domain-containing protein — protein MSLKKCLTLFTFIVMGLLIGQTTSYAASSSSVQKAIDESYVQPDYVLGYSLSEDQRTQTLQLLDYNDGVDTQIKTLTTSAYAKIMNVADDASLQLYSSVKIQKLGNSETLKVSIATPENITKVTQDMYRNAAVTLGIEHASIIVASPIAVTGESALAGIYYSLEQNGVTVPQENKDLAQEELNALSDINSENQGKSGYDSDKLNVALTDIKSAVAKGGSNLSKEEVQKIVNDTLSNYGLKDSMTQNQINLIINFALNLSNSDVISNSNFRKTLKSLKNSIVSNAKDHFTNINLNFDANKAIETGKGIWEQIIAFFKQFFN, from the coding sequence ATGTCTTTAAAAAAATGTTTAACGCTATTTACCTTTATTGTAATGGGACTTTTGATTGGACAGACAACAAGTTATGCAGCAAGTTCTTCATCGGTTCAAAAAGCAATCGATGAATCTTATGTTCAACCTGATTATGTTTTAGGCTATTCATTATCAGAGGATCAACGAACACAAACGTTACAGTTATTAGATTATAATGATGGTGTTGATACTCAAATCAAGACACTAACAACTAGTGCTTATGCAAAAATTATGAATGTGGCAGATGATGCTAGTTTACAACTTTATTCTTCAGTAAAGATTCAAAAATTAGGTAATAGTGAAACGCTAAAAGTGTCTATTGCCACACCTGAAAATATCACAAAAGTCACACAAGATATGTATCGAAATGCAGCAGTTACACTTGGTATCGAACATGCTAGTATTATAGTAGCATCTCCAATTGCCGTAACTGGCGAATCTGCTTTAGCCGGAATTTATTATTCACTAGAACAAAATGGTGTGACTGTACCACAAGAGAACAAAGATTTAGCTCAAGAAGAATTAAATGCTCTATCTGATATCAATTCTGAAAACCAAGGAAAAAGTGGTTATGATTCAGATAAGTTAAACGTTGCATTAACAGATATTAAGTCAGCCGTCGCAAAAGGTGGGTCTAACTTATCAAAAGAAGAAGTTCAAAAGATTGTTAATGACACGTTATCGAATTATGGTTTGAAAGATAGCATGACACAAAATCAAATTAATTTAATCATCAATTTTGCACTTAACTTGTCAAATAGTGATGTTATTTCGAATTCAAACTTTAGAAAAACTTTGAAATCATTAAAAAATAGTATTGTCTCAAATGCAAAAGATCATTTCACTAATATCAACCTAAATTTTGATGCTAATAAAGCTATAGAAACTGGCAAAGGTATTTGGGAACAAATAATTGCTTTCTTTAAACAATTTTTTAACTAA
- a CDS encoding pneumococcal-type histidine triad protein — protein sequence MKNKKIIGAATAAVLLFSACSYELGRYQAVQSQDNSISYVKRHHKPIKSAKNSDKSPDQISKEEGISAEQIVVKITDKGYVTSHGDHFHFYNGKVPYDALISEDLIMKDPNYVFKKSDVINEVKDGYIIKVNGNYDLYLKPGSKRQNVRTKEQIAEQAAKGAKEAKQKAHNHNKSSSDTATVKAINQAKKEGRYTTDDGYIFSPTDVIDDMGDAFLVPHGNHFHYIPKKDLSPSELSAAQAYWNSKTGKSKVNHAVNQNNPRTERINHSHQPSTHVNTPIPNWSNPIIPYQPEKPGHTVNHDNSIKPALPKNDKNHKQQDNQYQELLNYLYSLPKEQRHIEEDGLIFDPNQVTRATTF from the coding sequence ATGAAAAATAAAAAAATAATTGGTGCTGCAACTGCTGCGGTTTTACTCTTTAGTGCTTGTTCATATGAATTAGGCAGATATCAGGCTGTTCAAAGTCAAGATAACAGTATTTCTTATGTAAAGCGTCATCACAAACCGATAAAATCTGCAAAAAATTCTGATAAGAGTCCTGATCAAATTAGTAAAGAAGAAGGAATATCTGCAGAACAAATTGTTGTAAAAATTACTGATAAAGGCTATGTAACATCTCATGGGGATCATTTCCATTTTTACAATGGTAAAGTACCTTATGATGCTTTAATAAGCGAAGACTTAATTATGAAAGATCCTAATTATGTGTTTAAGAAATCAGATGTTATCAATGAAGTAAAAGATGGTTACATAATAAAAGTTAATGGTAATTATGACCTTTATTTAAAACCTGGAAGTAAACGTCAAAATGTTCGTACTAAAGAACAAATTGCAGAACAAGCAGCAAAAGGTGCCAAAGAAGCAAAACAAAAGGCACACAATCATAACAAATCATCCTCAGATACTGCTACTGTTAAAGCAATTAATCAAGCCAAAAAAGAAGGTCGCTATACAACTGATGATGGTTATATTTTTAGTCCAACAGATGTGATTGATGATATGGGAGATGCTTTTCTAGTACCACATGGAAATCATTTTCATTATATTCCTAAAAAGGATTTGTCACCAAGTGAACTTTCTGCAGCACAAGCATACTGGAACTCAAAAACTGGAAAATCAAAAGTTAATCATGCTGTAAATCAAAATAATCCAAGAACAGAAAGAATTAACCATTCACATCAACCATCAACTCATGTAAATACACCTATTCCAAATTGGTCAAACCCAATTATTCCATATCAACCTGAAAAACCTGGCCATACTGTCAATCATGACAATTCTATTAAACCAGCTTTACCAAAAAATGATAAAAACCATAAACAACAAGATAATCAATACCAAGAACTTTTAAATTATCTTTATAGTTTACCTAAAGAACAACGACATATTGAAGAGGATGGCTTGATTTTTGATCCAAATCAAGTGACACGCGCAACGACATTTTGA